A window of the Hevea brasiliensis isolate MT/VB/25A 57/8 chromosome 6, ASM3005281v1, whole genome shotgun sequence genome harbors these coding sequences:
- the LOC110645510 gene encoding THO complex subunit 4A — protein sequence MLRFQLRLYYLTKTLSSSSSGLFFHHLISFCSCFTVFCFYLICLVNYTNFDQKMSSALDMSLDDIIKSNKKSGSGNARGRGRASGPGPARRLANRGANRAAPYTTAKAPETAWQHDMFTDQGMGYSGQAGRASAIETGTKLYISNLDYGVSNEDVKELFSEVGDLKRYSIHYDRSGRSKGTAEVVFSRRTDALAAVKRYNNVQLDGKPMKIEIVGTNIATHAAPPATNGPFGNSNGVPRGGQGRGGAVGRPRGGGGRGFGRGRGRGRGRGEKLSAEDLDADLDKYHSEAMETN from the exons ATGCTACGATTCCAATTGCGGCTCTATTACTTGACGAAAACCCTATCTTCCTCCTCCTCTGGCCTCTTCTTTCATCATTTGATTTCTTTCTGTTCCTGCTTTACAGTATTTTGTTTTTATCTAATCTGTTTAGTAAATTATACAAATTTTGACCAAAAAATGTCTAGCGCTTTGGATATGTCTCTCGACGATATCATCAAGAGCAATAAAAAGTCTGGATCTGGTAACGCAAGAGGTCGCGGCCGGGCTTCCGGACCCGGACCTGCTCGCCGTTTGGCCAACCGTGGTGCTAATCGAGCTGCGCCCTATACCACCGCTAAG GCGCCTGAAACGGCGTGGCAGCACGACATGTTTACGGATCAGGGTATGGGGTACTCGGGGCAAGCAGGTCGGGCCTCCGCTATAGAGACTGGAACCAAGCTTTACATTTCTAATCTAGATTATGGTGTCTCCAATGAGGATGTTAAG GAATTGTTTTCTGAAGTTGGTGATTTGAAGCGGTATTCAATCCATTATGATAGGAGTGGGAGATCGAAG GGAACGGCAGAAGTAGTCTTCTCTCGGCGAACAGATGCCTTGGCTGCTGTGAAGAGATACAACAATGTTCAGCTTGATGGGAAACCAATGAAGATAGAGATTGTGGGAACAAATATTGCTACTCATGCTGCACCTCCTGCTACTAATGGCCCTTTTGGAAATTCAAATGGAGTTCCTAGAGG GGGACAAGGAAGAGGTGGCGCTGTTGGACGGCCACGTGGTGGTGGTGGCCGTGGATTTGGAAGGGGTCGTGGACGTGGAAGGGGCCGTGGTGAAAAGTTATCTGCAGAAGATCTTGATGCTGATCTGGACAAGTATCATTCAGAAGCAATGGAGACAAATTAA
- the LOC110645517 gene encoding histone H4 has translation MSGRGKGGKGLGKGGAKRHRKVLRDNIQGITKPAIRRLARRGGVKRISGLIYEETRGVLKIFLENVIRDAVTYTEHARRKTVTAMDVVYALKRQGRTLYGFGG, from the coding sequence ATGTCGGGTCGTGGAAAGGGAGGCAAGGGTTTGGGAAAGGGAGGAGCCAAGAGGCACAGGAAGGTCCTAAGAGATAATATTCAAGGCATCACCAAGCCTGCAATTCGTCGTTTGGCTCGCAGAGGTGGTGTGAAGAGGATCAGTGGCTTGATCTATGAGGAAACTCGTGGAGTCCTGAAGATCTTCTTGGAGAACGTGATCCGTGATGCTGTGACTTATACTGAGCATGCCAGGAGAAAGACAGTTACTGCGATGGATGTGGTTTATGCGCTCAAGAGGCAGGGAAGGACTCTGTATGGTTTTGGGGGTTAG
- the LOC110645515 gene encoding uncharacterized protein LOC110645515 isoform X1, producing MTKMEKASSTVPSSSYLNALTLEIEKKLQRALASASQRRNLLQELFADIALEVDDRARDIILSTEEDTISPAEDGVDGQLCFYNVLADYYVRVPESGKRILDLIVQLWSQSFASHIFSLLFHKWLFEAHLDSTEVLIRYSSALVQGATNVFWIDIQTNTRHFQALFQYLLKEVALEPKRLNKIPVQAQRDLFLLLSRFLLFYNLDYKLEIFLKRFPVFPNAFLVGGPVDFFVIELADQLQKLKVEPVLLHYLSQIKVLQGMELRMTTSTRLRACLYSFTSPGGPMYPTRAVRHAAWEALDLLFPVGRYPRHLISLFFRLLYPWCWPSSCCNFIISCIKAIFCSLLRLLFSSWEKLREN from the exons atgacAAAAATGGAAAAAGCTTCTTCAACGGTTCCCAGTTCATCTTATCTCAATGCTCTTACTCTAGAAATCGAGAAAAAGCTACAACGG GCTCTAGCTTCTGCATCGCAGAGACGCAACTTGTTGCAAGAGTTGTTTGCTGACATAGCTTTGGAAGTTGATGACCGAGCAAGGG ATATAATTCTCAGCACGGAAGAAGATACAATTTCTCCTGCAGAGGATGGTGTTGATGGTCAATTATGCTTTTACAATGTTCTTGCTGATTATTATGTTAGGGTGCCAGAGAGCGGAAAACGAATCCTTGATTTAATTGTCCAACTTTGGAGCCAATCATTTGCATCACATATTTTCTCTCTTCTGTTCCATAAATGG CTATTTGAAGCCCATCTTGATAGTACTGAAGTACTTATACGTTACTCATCTGCTCTTGTTCAAGGTGCTACAAATGTTTTCTG GATTGACATCCAAACGAACACTAGGCATTTTCAAGCCCTTTTTCAG TATCTCCTGAAGGAAGTTGCACTAGAGCCTAAGCGCTTGAATAAAATTCCAGTGCAG GCCCAGCGAGATCTGTTTCTTCTACTTTCAAGATTCTTACTTTTTTACAACTTAG ACTACAAACTTGAAATCTTCTTAAAGCGGTTTCCTGTTTTTCCAAATGCTTTCTTGGTTGGTGGTCCAGTGGACTTCTTTGTGATTGAACTTGCAGACCAG CTTCAAAAGCTGAAGGTGGAACCAGTTCTATTGCATTACCTCTCTCAAATTAAAGTTCTCCAAG GCATGGAACTGAGAATGACCACAAGTACAAGACTAAGAGCATGTTTGTATAGCTTTACTTCTCCTGGTGGTCCAATGTATCCCACCAGAGCTGTTCGTCATGCAGCCTGGGAAGCTTTAGATTTGCTTTTCCCT GTGGGACGGTACCCTCGACACCTTATAAGTCTGTTTTTCCGACTGTTATATCCATGGTGCTGGCCTTCTTCCTGTTGCAACTTCATAATATCTTGCATAAAGGCAATTTTCTGTTCTCTTCTGCGGCTATTATTTTCCAGTTGGGAGAAGCTGAGGGAGAACTAA
- the LOC110645515 gene encoding uncharacterized protein LOC110645515 isoform X2, giving the protein MTKMEKASSTVPSSSYLNALTLEIEKKLQRALASASQRRNLLQELFADIALEVDDRARDIILSTEEDTISPAEDGVDGQLCFYNVLADYYVRVPESGKRILDLIVQLWSQSFASHIFSLLFHKWLFEAHLDSTEVLIRYSSALVQGATNVFWIDIQTNTRHFQALFQAQRDLFLLLSRFLLFYNLDYKLEIFLKRFPVFPNAFLVGGPVDFFVIELADQLQKLKVEPVLLHYLSQIKVLQGMELRMTTSTRLRACLYSFTSPGGPMYPTRAVRHAAWEALDLLFPVGRYPRHLISLFFRLLYPWCWPSSCCNFIISCIKAIFCSLLRLLFSSWEKLREN; this is encoded by the exons atgacAAAAATGGAAAAAGCTTCTTCAACGGTTCCCAGTTCATCTTATCTCAATGCTCTTACTCTAGAAATCGAGAAAAAGCTACAACGG GCTCTAGCTTCTGCATCGCAGAGACGCAACTTGTTGCAAGAGTTGTTTGCTGACATAGCTTTGGAAGTTGATGACCGAGCAAGGG ATATAATTCTCAGCACGGAAGAAGATACAATTTCTCCTGCAGAGGATGGTGTTGATGGTCAATTATGCTTTTACAATGTTCTTGCTGATTATTATGTTAGGGTGCCAGAGAGCGGAAAACGAATCCTTGATTTAATTGTCCAACTTTGGAGCCAATCATTTGCATCACATATTTTCTCTCTTCTGTTCCATAAATGG CTATTTGAAGCCCATCTTGATAGTACTGAAGTACTTATACGTTACTCATCTGCTCTTGTTCAAGGTGCTACAAATGTTTTCTG GATTGACATCCAAACGAACACTAGGCATTTTCAAGCCCTTTTTCAG GCCCAGCGAGATCTGTTTCTTCTACTTTCAAGATTCTTACTTTTTTACAACTTAG ACTACAAACTTGAAATCTTCTTAAAGCGGTTTCCTGTTTTTCCAAATGCTTTCTTGGTTGGTGGTCCAGTGGACTTCTTTGTGATTGAACTTGCAGACCAG CTTCAAAAGCTGAAGGTGGAACCAGTTCTATTGCATTACCTCTCTCAAATTAAAGTTCTCCAAG GCATGGAACTGAGAATGACCACAAGTACAAGACTAAGAGCATGTTTGTATAGCTTTACTTCTCCTGGTGGTCCAATGTATCCCACCAGAGCTGTTCGTCATGCAGCCTGGGAAGCTTTAGATTTGCTTTTCCCT GTGGGACGGTACCCTCGACACCTTATAAGTCTGTTTTTCCGACTGTTATATCCATGGTGCTGGCCTTCTTCCTGTTGCAACTTCATAATATCTTGCATAAAGGCAATTTTCTGTTCTCTTCTGCGGCTATTATTTTCCAGTTGGGAGAAGCTGAGGGAGAACTAA